One Desertifilum tharense IPPAS B-1220 genomic window carries:
- a CDS encoding AbgT family transporter, with the protein MPEPTPPDPQTEDKPANLLDKILTAIERIGDKLPDPITLFFFLSLAILAISAIAAWANVSVVHPGTQETISAVSLLTADGVRRIVTEATQNFITFPPLGVVLVAMLGVGVAEYTGLLAAVLRRLVLFAPARLISPVVVFAGVMSNLASDAGYVVLVPLGAVIFRAFKRHPIAGLAAAFAGVSGGFSANLLIGPTDSLLAGLSQSAAQIIDPNYGVNATANFYFMFISTFLIMLVGWYVTDKIVEPRLGVYQPENQEEDITELTAAERKGLRWAGLALLAYLAFIAILTLPPQGILRDPETQALIPSPFINGIVFLIAIAFFIPGVVYGKVAGTIQNDRDVAKGLSHSMSSLGYYIALAFIAAQFIAYFSWSNLGVILAINGAELIQASGFSGPPLLILFILLSGFINLFVGSASAKWAIMAPVFIPMLMLVGLSPELTQAAYRIGDSTMNIVTPLMPYFPVVVAFGQRYDRDLGIGKLISLMLPYSLAFLLAWSILFVAWFVLNIPLGPGAPIRI; encoded by the coding sequence ATGCCAGAACCCACCCCTCCCGATCCTCAAACTGAGGACAAGCCAGCCAATCTTTTAGATAAAATCCTAACGGCGATCGAACGGATTGGCGATAAGCTGCCCGATCCCATTACGCTGTTTTTCTTTTTGAGTTTAGCAATTTTGGCGATTAGTGCGATCGCAGCTTGGGCGAATGTCTCGGTTGTCCATCCCGGTACTCAAGAAACCATCAGTGCGGTGTCTTTATTAACCGCCGATGGAGTGCGACGCATTGTTACTGAAGCTACACAGAATTTTATTACTTTCCCGCCTTTAGGGGTGGTTTTAGTGGCTATGTTAGGGGTCGGCGTTGCCGAATATACAGGCTTGCTGGCTGCCGTTTTGCGAAGATTAGTCTTATTTGCCCCTGCTCGATTGATCTCTCCAGTCGTCGTTTTTGCAGGGGTGATGTCTAACCTCGCCTCCGATGCGGGTTATGTAGTTTTAGTCCCTTTAGGTGCGGTTATCTTCCGAGCCTTTAAGCGTCACCCCATTGCTGGATTAGCAGCCGCTTTTGCGGGCGTTTCTGGGGGATTTAGCGCCAATTTGTTGATTGGACCAACGGATTCGTTACTTGCTGGTTTAAGTCAAAGTGCGGCCCAAATCATTGACCCTAACTATGGGGTGAATGCGACGGCAAATTTCTATTTTATGTTTATTTCTACTTTCCTGATTATGCTGGTAGGATGGTACGTTACGGATAAAATCGTTGAGCCGCGTTTAGGGGTTTATCAACCCGAAAATCAGGAAGAAGATATTACTGAACTCACCGCAGCAGAGCGGAAAGGGTTGCGTTGGGCGGGTCTTGCTTTACTCGCTTATTTAGCCTTTATTGCAATTTTAACGCTTCCTCCCCAAGGGATTTTACGCGACCCAGAAACCCAAGCGCTGATTCCTTCTCCATTTATTAACGGGATTGTATTCCTGATTGCGATCGCCTTTTTTATTCCCGGCGTTGTCTACGGGAAAGTAGCTGGAACCATTCAAAACGATCGGGATGTGGCTAAAGGCTTATCTCATTCGATGAGTTCCCTAGGGTATTATATCGCTCTTGCCTTTATTGCCGCCCAATTTATTGCTTACTTCAGTTGGAGTAACTTAGGGGTAATTCTAGCGATTAATGGTGCAGAATTAATTCAAGCTAGTGGTTTCTCCGGGCCACCACTGCTAATTTTATTTATCCTACTCAGTGGCTTTATCAATCTCTTTGTCGGCTCTGCTTCTGCAAAGTGGGCAATTATGGCTCCCGTATTTATTCCCATGTTAATGTTAGTGGGATTGTCGCCAGAACTCACCCAAGCCGCTTATCGCATTGGCGATTCAACGATGAATATTGTCACGCCGTTAATGCCCTATTTTCCAGTGGTGGTTGCTTTCGGTCAAAGATACGATCGCGATTTAGGCATTGGCAAACTCATCTCTTTGATGCTACCCTATTCCCTGGCTTTTTTACTCGCTTGGTCAATCTTATTTGTCGCTTGGTTTGTCTTAAATATTCCCCTAGGCCCTGGCGCACCCATTAGAATTTAA
- the bchM gene encoding magnesium protoporphyrin IX methyltransferase has product MTTVDDKSVVKEYFNATGFDRWRRIYGDGEVNKVQLDIRIGHQQTIDTVLDWLKADDNLNHLTICDAGCGVGSLSIPLAEAGAKVEASDISEKMVGEAKERAESETLKGSLNLSVQDLESLRGQYHTVICLDVLIHYPQNQADAMISHLCSLSESRVILSFAPKTCFYSLLKKIGSLFPGPSKTTRAYLHKEADVIAILEKNGFQIQRQAMTKTRFYFSRILEATRSAS; this is encoded by the coding sequence ATGACTACTGTTGATGATAAATCTGTTGTAAAAGAGTATTTCAACGCTACGGGGTTCGATCGTTGGCGGCGGATCTATGGCGATGGTGAAGTCAATAAAGTTCAGCTTGATATTCGCATCGGACACCAGCAAACGATTGATACTGTCCTAGATTGGTTAAAAGCCGATGATAATTTAAATCATTTGACAATTTGCGATGCGGGATGCGGAGTTGGGAGTTTAAGCATTCCCCTCGCCGAAGCGGGTGCTAAGGTTGAGGCAAGCGACATCTCCGAAAAAATGGTGGGTGAAGCCAAAGAAAGAGCCGAGTCTGAGACGCTAAAAGGTTCTCTGAATTTGAGCGTCCAAGATTTAGAATCTCTTCGAGGTCAGTATCATACGGTGATTTGCCTGGATGTGTTAATTCACTATCCGCAAAACCAAGCGGATGCTATGATTTCGCATCTGTGTTCTTTAAGCGAGTCGCGGGTGATTCTGAGTTTTGCGCCTAAAACTTGCTTCTATAGTTTATTAAAGAAGATTGGCAGTCTGTTTCCCGGTCCTAGTAAAACGACTCGCGCTTATTTGCACAAAGAAGCGGATGTAATCGCGATTTTAGAGAAAAACGGGTTTCAAATTCAACGTCAAGCCATGACCAAAACCCGCTTCTATTTTTCTCGGATCTTGGAAGCAACCCGGAGTGCAAGTTAA
- a CDS encoding DUF423 domain-containing protein, with product MSKIFLFAAAIFAGLSVAMGAFGSHALKTALSDRALEIFETGTRYEMYHALGLLAIALLLSQTPNGHFWLIAAGYAFIVGIFLFSGSLYALSMTGIKGMGAITPLGGIAFLLGWGCLAIAAWSFK from the coding sequence GTGAGCAAAATATTTTTGTTCGCTGCGGCTATTTTTGCCGGACTTTCAGTAGCAATGGGGGCATTTGGTTCCCATGCGTTGAAAACCGCCCTAAGCGATCGCGCTTTAGAGATTTTTGAAACGGGAACCCGCTACGAGATGTATCATGCCTTGGGGTTGCTCGCGATCGCTTTACTCCTGAGTCAAACACCCAATGGGCATTTCTGGTTAATTGCTGCCGGTTATGCGTTTATTGTGGGGATTTTCTTATTTTCGGGCAGCCTTTACGCCCTTAGCATGACGGGTATCAAAGGAATGGGAGCCATTACCCCCCTCGGTGGCATTGCCTTTTTATTAGGCTGGGGATGTTTAGCGATCGCCGCTTGGAGTTTCAAATAG
- the mreD gene encoding rod shape-determining protein MreD — protein MSNLKSLLRWNPTARQCLNWTITIVSAIACVILLPARLPGMELLGIGPNWPLIWVVAWSIKRTTLQGAFAGLVLGLLQDGMTSPHPTHALSLIVVGALTGHFQKQRYIQEDFISIALIAFGMAIVAETVLAVQFHLTGDRTLTDIWMDNQRIALSSAILSSLWAPVVYFPLSRWWQLVNSYEQSQT, from the coding sequence TTGAGTAATCTCAAGAGTCTACTGCGATGGAATCCCACGGCTCGTCAATGTTTGAATTGGACGATTACGATTGTTTCGGCGATCGCGTGCGTCATTTTATTGCCCGCCCGCTTGCCCGGAATGGAGTTATTGGGAATTGGTCCAAATTGGCCGTTGATTTGGGTCGTGGCTTGGAGCATTAAACGAACAACCCTACAGGGTGCTTTTGCAGGTCTGGTTTTGGGTTTATTGCAAGATGGGATGACTAGCCCTCATCCCACTCATGCTTTGAGTTTGATTGTGGTTGGGGCGCTGACGGGACATTTTCAGAAGCAGCGCTATATCCAGGAAGATTTTATTTCCATTGCCCTGATCGCGTTTGGCATGGCAATTGTGGCTGAGACGGTGTTAGCCGTACAGTTTCATCTGACAGGCGATCGCACTTTAACCGATATCTGGATGGATAATCAGCGAATTGCCCTCTCTTCAGCTATTCTCAGCAGCTTGTGGGCCCCGGTGGTGTATTTCCCGCTCAGTCGTTGGTGGCAATTGGTCAATAGCTACGAACAGTCTCAAACCTGA